CCTTCGACGCGGCGTAGTTGAAGAAGCTCGAGCGGCTGACGCCGGCGCGGGTCGCGATCTCGGCGATCGAGGTCGCCTCGTACCCCTTCTCGAGGAACAGCTCGCTCGCCGCCTCGGCGAGCGTCTCGCGCGACGAGGCCTTCGGTCGGCCGGCGCGCGCGGAGGTCATGCCTCCAGGGTAGGGCGCGGCGTTTGCGTCCCGTCGCGCCCGCCGCCTATCCTGAATCAAAACCGACCGATCGGTCAGGAAATAGGCATGCGAGCGGGACGACGAGGAGGTCACCCGGGTGAGCCAGACCCTGCGCGTCGAGACGCACGACACGCACGTGCGCGCGACGCTCGACCGCCCCGCCAAGCGCAATGCGATCGACCGTGAGCTCATCGACGCGCTGCACGCCCTCTGCGCCGAGCTCGAGCGCGACCCGCGCACGCTGATCCTGACCGGCGCGGGCGGGACGTTCGCCGCGGGGGCCGACATCGCGCAGCTGCGCGAGAGGCGGGCCGCCGACGCGCGCGAGGGCATCAACACGCACTGCTTCGCACGCGTGCGGGCGCTCCCCATGCCGGTGATCGCGGTCGTCGACGGCTACGCGCTCGGCGGCGGCGCCGAGCTGGCCTATGCCGCCGACATCCGGATCGGCACGCCGCGGCTGAGGATCGGCAACCCGGAGACGGGGCTCGGGATCATCGCCGCCGCGGGCGCCACGTGGCGCCTGCGTGAGATCGTCGGCGAGCCGCTCGCCGCGGAGATCCTGCTCGCGGGGCGCGTGCTGGAGGCGGACGAAGCGCTCGCGGTGGGGCTCGTGACGCGCGTGCTCGAGCCCGCACAGGCCGTCGAGGAGGCGGAGCGGATCGCCGCGCGCATCGCCGCGCTGGATCCGGCGGCGACGCAGGCGACCAAGCGCGCGCTGCTCGCGCCCCGCGACGCGCATCCTGCGATCGACCTGGAGGAGCAGGCCGTGCTGTTCGACAGCCCCGAGAAGGAGCGCCGGATGACGGCGTTCCTCGAGCGGAGGAGGACGACGTGACCGACACCACGCCCGCGCGCGTCGGCGTGCTCGGCGGCGGACGCATGGGCGCCGGCATCGCGCACGCGTTCCTCCTGGCCGGCTCCGCCGTGACCGTCGTCGAGCGCGACGGCCGGGCCTCGGACGCCGCGCGGGAGCGCATCCGGCACGGCATCGGTCAGTCGATCGCGCGCGGCTTCCCCGGCGGTGCGGCCGAGCTGCTCAGCCGGCTGACTGTCGCGACCGACCCGGCGGCGTTCGGGCTGCACGGCCTCGTCGTGGAGGCCGTACCCGAGGACCTCGACCTCAAGCGGGAGGCGCTCGCCCGCGTGGAGGCGCAGCTCGCGGCCGACGCGGTCCTCGCGTCCAACACGTCGTCGATCCCGCTCGCGCTCCTCGCCGAGGCGCTCGAGCGCCCCGCGCGTCTGATCGGGCTGCACTTCTTCAACCCGGTTCCGGCATCGGCGCTCGTCGAGATCGTCGCGGGGGCGCAGACCGCGGCGGAGCTGCCGGACACCGTGGCGGGGTGGGCGCGCGCGCTGGGCAAGACGCCGATCACGGTCAGGGACTCCCCCGGCTTCGCGTCCAGCCGGCTGGGCGTCGCGATCGCGATCGAGGCGATCCGGATGGTCGAGGAGGGCGTCGCCTCGCCCGCCGACATCGACCGCGCCATGGAACTCGGCTACCGGCACCCGACCGGCCCGCTCAAGACGACCGACCTCGTCGGCCTCGACGTGCGCCTGGGCATCGCCGAACAGCTCGAACGCGAGCTCGGTCCGCGGTTCGCCCCGCCGCGGCTGCTGCGCGACATGGTCGCCGAGGGGCGTCTGGGACGCAAGACGGGACGGGGATTCTACGAATGGGAGGACGGACGATGAGCCGCATGCTGCAGAGCTACGTGCGGGACGCCTGGTGGCAGCCCGCCGACGCCGCGACCGGCGCTGAGGTGCGCGACGCTTCCACGGGCGAGGTGGTCGCGACGGTGTCGAGCGACGGTCTCGACCTCGGCGCGGTGCTCGAGCACGGCCGCACGGTCGGCCAGGCGAGTCTCGGTGCGCTCACCTTCCATCAGCGGGCGTTGATCCTGAAGCGGCTCGCCCTCGTGCTGCAGGAGCGCAAGGACGAGCTGTACGACCTGTCGTACCGCACGGGCGCGACCAGGAACGACTCCTGGGTCGACATCGAGGGCGGCATCGGCGTGCTGTTCACCTACTCCAGCAAGGGCCGACGCGAGCTGCCGAACACGCCGTCGCCGCACACGCGCGTGCAGCTGGACGGCCCGCTCGAGGTGCTCGCGAAGGACGGCTCCTTCCTCGGACGCCACATCCGCACCACGCTGCCCGGCGTCGCGGTGCAGATCAACGCGTTCAACTTCCCGGTGTGGGGCCCGCTCGAGAAGCTCGCGCCGGCGTTCCTGGCCGGGATGCCGAGCGTCATCAAGCCCGCCACGCCCACGGCGTACGTGACCGAGCACCTCGTGCGGATCATGGTCGAGTCGGGTCTGCTCCCGGCCGGATCCGTGCAGCTCGTCACCGGATCGGTGCGCGAGCTGTTCGCGCACACACGCTTGGGCGACATCGTGTCCTTCACCGGATCGGCGTCGACCGCCGACGCGCTGCGCCGTCACGACGCGGTGCAGCGCGGTGGCGTGATCTTCCACGCCGAGACCGACTCGATCAACGCGTCCGTGCTGGGCCCCGACGCCGCGCCGGGCACCCCGGAGTTCGAAGCGTACGTCCGCCAGCTCGTCGCCGAGATGACGGCCAAGGCGGGCCAGAAGTGCACGGCGATCCGGCGCGCGATCGTCCCCGCCGCGCTCGCCGACGACGTCGTCGAGGCTGTGCGGCGCAGGATCGCCGACAAGGTCGTGGTGGGCGACCCGCGTTCCGACGGCGTCACGATGGGCGCCCTGGCATCGCTCGAGCAGCGCGAGGAGGTGCTGCGACAGGTGCGCACGCTCATCGACGGGGGCGGCGAGCTCGTGGTCGGCTCGGCGGAGGCGCCGGACGGGGAGGGCGCGTTCCTGTCCCCGATCCTGCTGCGCTTCCCCGATGCGACCGCCGAGCGCGCGCACGACACCGAGGCCTTCGGCCCGGTCGCGTCCCTGCTGACCTACGAGACACCCGAGCAGGCGGCGGAGCTCGTCGTGCGGGGCGGCGGATCGCTCGTCACGAGCGTGGCGTCCGGCGATCCGGCCTTCGTCGCCGACCTCACGCGCCGCACCGCGGCGGCCAACGGCCGCATGCTGCTGCTCGACCGCGACGACGCGCGCTCCTCGACCGGGCACGGCTCTCCCCTGCCGATGCTCGTGCACGGCGGCCCGGGTCGCGCGGGCGGCGGCGAGGAGCTCGGCGGCATCCGCAGCGTGTTCCACTACATGCAGCGCACGGCGATCCAGGGCTCGCCCGAGATGCTCACGGCCGTGACCGGCGTGTGGCACACGGGCGCGCGGGCGACGTCCGACGGCGTGCATCCCTTCCGCAAGTCGCTCGAGGAGCTGCGGATCGGCGACCAGGTCGTGTCCGAGGAGCGCGAGGTCACGCTCGAGGACATCGAGCACTTCGCCGCGTTCACGGGCGACACCTTCTACGCCCACATGGACGAGGACGCCGCGGCCGCGAACCCGTTCTTCCCGGGCCGCGTCGCGCACGGCTACCTGCTCGTGTCGTTCGCGGCGGGCCTGTTCGTCGATCCCGAGCCCGGTCCCGTGCTGGCCAACTACGGCCTCGAGAACCTGCGCTTCCTGACGCCCGTCTCGCCCGGGGACCGGATCCGCGTCACGCTGACCGCCAAGCAGATCGTCCCGCGCGAGACCGACGAGTACGGCGAGGTGCACTGGGACGCCGTCCTGCGGAACCAGAGGGACGAGCCCGTGGCGACCTACGACGTCCTCACCCTGGTGTCGAAGTCCCCCCTGCCCGTCGCCGTCTGAGCGGTCTGCCCGATGTGCCGGAATCCGCCGCGGAATCGCGGCACTTCGGGGCACGTCGAGCTCGGACACCGCGGCGGGATCAGCGGAAGTCGCGGTCCTCGCTGACGCGCAGGCCGCTGCGGACGAAGGCCACCACCGCGTCGGCGAGCTGGTCGGGGTTCAGCGGGCCGTCCGGGCGGTACCACTCGACGATCGAGTTGACCATGCCGAAGGTCAGGCGCTCGGCGACGCCGGGATCCATGTCGTCGCGGAGCTGACCCTCGCCGCGCGCGAGCTCGAACAGCCGGCGCAGGCGCAGGTCCAGCTCGCGCCGACGCCGCATCGCCTCGCGCTCGACGTCGGTGTTGCCGCGCAGGCGCAGCAGCAGCGTCAGGTACGGCAGCTGCTCGCACGCGACCGTGACGGCCCCGCGCAGGACGTGACGGATCCGCAGGTCCACGGGTCCGTCGTTCGCCTCCGGTGAGTCGAACACCTCCTGCAGCGATCCGAGCGCCTTCTCGAGCGCGAGCTCGAGCATCTCCTCCTTGGACGAGAAGTGGTGGTACACGGCCGACTTCGACAGCCCGAGGCGCTGGGCGATGATCCCGAGCGACGTCGCGTCGTAGCCGTGGTCGTTGAACGCCGCGACGATCACCGCGAGCATGCCGTCGCGGTCGTAGCCGGGGCGCCCCCGGCGCGCCGGCGCGGCGTCCGTCGTGGTGGTCATCGCTCCATCCTGCCGCAGCGCCCGCGTCACTCCCGCGCGCGCAGGTCGTACACGCGCTTGTACTTGCCCTCCGAGCGCGGCAGCGAGCCGGTGGGCACGATCTCGACGCCGATCGTGGTGCCGATCCGCTCCTTGACGCGCGCCTGCAGGATCTGTGCGGCCGCCTCGCTCGTGGCGCGCTCGATGCCGGGCGTGCACTCGATCTTGACGGTGAGCTCGTCCATCCGGCCGCGCTTGGTCAGCTCGAGCACGAAGTGCGGCGTGAGGTGCTCGATCTCGAGCGCGATCTCCTCGATCTGCGTCGGGAAGAGGTTCACCCCGCGCAGGATGATCATGTCGTCGTTGCGGCCCGTGATCTTCTCGATGCGGCGCATCGCGGGGAACGCCGATCCGGGCATCAGCCGTGTGAGGTCGCGCGTGCGGTACCGGATGACCGGGAACGCCTCCTTGGTCAGGGTCGTGAAGACGAGCTCGCCACGTTCGCCGTCCGCCACGTGCTGCAGGTCGTCGTCGATGACCTCGGGGAGGAAATGGTCCTCCCAGATGTGCGGCCCGTCCTGCGTCGCCACGGCCTCCTGGCCGACGCCCGGCCCCATCACCTCGGACAGGCCGTAGATGTCGACGGCCTTGAGGTCCATCCGCCGTTCCAGCTCGCGCCGCATCTCGTTCGTCCACGGTTCGGCGCCGCAGATCGCGACCTTGAGCGACGTCGCCCGCGCATCCAGCCCCTGCTCCTCGAACGCGTCGGCGATCGTCAGCAGATAGCTCGGCGTGCACATGATGACGTCCGGCTCGAAGTCGCGGATCAGCTGCACCTGCCGTGCGGTCTGCCCGCCCGATACGGGGATCACGACGCACCCGAGCCGTTCGATGCCCGCGTGCGCGCCGAGTCCGCCCGTGAACAGGCCGTAGCCGTACGCGTTGTGCACCTTCCAGCCCGGTTGGACGCCCGCCGCCCGCAGCGATCGCGCGATCAGCTCCGCCCACCGGTCGAGGTCGCCCTGCGTGTAGCCGACGACGGTCGGACGGCCCGTCGTGCCCGACGACGCGTGGATCCGCCGCACCTCGTCCATCGGCACCGCGAACATCCCGAAGGGGTACGCGCCGCGCAGGTCCTCCTTCGTCGTGAACGGCAGCCGCTCGACGTCGGCCAGGGAGCGAATGTCGCCCGGGGCGATCCCGGCGGCGTCGAACTTCGCGCGATACAGCGGCACGTTCTCGTAGGCGTGACGCACGGTCCACTGCAGCCGCTCGAGTTGCAGCGCCTGCAGCGACGCGCGATCCATGGTCTCCGGATCGGCGGATGCCGCGGGCGGTGCCACGCGGACGGGCAGGATGTCGGTCATCGGGGCTCCTTCGTCGTCGGAGGGATCGCCGGGTCGGGGATCGCGCGGGACCGGCCGCGGAACTCGGCCACGGCCTCCCCTCGCTCGTCGGTCACGGTGATGTCGTAGATGCCGCTGCGACCGCCGAGCCAGCGCCGCGTGGCGGTCGCGGTGAGGAGGTCGCCCGCACGCGTGGCGCGCAGGAACGTGATGTCGGCGGCCTGCGCGACGACCATGTCCTCGCCCTCGTTGCACGCGTAGGCGAAGGCGGTGTCCGCGAGGGTGAACACCATGCCGCCATGCGTGATGCCGAAGCCGTTGGCCATCCAGTCGCGCACGGTCATCGTGAGGACCGCGCGTCCGCGCTCGAGCTCGAGGATCTGGATGCCGAAGTGCCGCTTCGTGTAGTCGGTGGGCGCCATGGTGCTCGCGCGCCACGAGGGATCCGGCGTGATCTCGCTTTCGAACGTCTGCACGTGCTGCTCCGGACTCATCCACGCTCCCTCGCGCCCCGGACCCGCTGTCATTGCGGGCCGATCTGACGCGAGTATACTCACTGAATGTTCGGTCAGTAATTCCGGAACCGAGGAGGCCCGCGATGTCGACGACGACAGACGCCCCCGCCGCCGATGAGCGCGCGGCGCAGCAGGAGTTCGAGGCCCTGATCGAGGCGGATCAGCGGATCGAGCCGCGCGACTGGATGCCCGAGGCGTATCGCCGCACGCTGATCCGGCAGATCTCGCAGCACGCGCACTCGGAGATCATCGGCATGCAGCCGGAGGCGAACTGGATCACGCGCGCTCCGAGTCTGCGGCGCAAGGCGATCCTGATGGCGAAGGTGCAGGACGAGGCCGGCCACGGGCTGTACCTCTACTCCGCGGCGCAGACGCTCGGCATCACACGCGACGAGATGACGCAGGCGCTGATCGACGGCAAGGCGCGCTACTCGTCGATCTTCAACTACCCGACGCCCACCTGGGCCGACATGGGGGCGATCGGCTGGCTGGTCGACGGCGCGGCGATCTGCAACCAGGTACCGCTGTGCCGCGCCTCCTACGGCCCGTACGGCCGCGCCATGGTGCGCATCTGCAAGGAGGAATCCTTCCACCAGCGGCAGGGGTTCGAGATCCTCCTCGAGCTGTCGCAGGGGACGCCCGAGCAGAAGCGGATGGCGCAGGAGGCGGTCGACCGCTGGTACTGGCCCGCCATCATGATGTTCGGCCCGCCCGACGAGGACTCCCCCAACTCGGCGCAATCGATGACCTGGAAGATCAAGCGGTTCTCGAACGACGAGCTTCGGTCGCGATTCGTCGGCATGCTCGTGCCGCAGTTCGAGGCGCTCGGGCTCTCCTGCCCCGACGAGGACCTGCACTTCGACGAGACCCTGGGCCGGTGGGTCACGGGTCCGATCGACTGGGACGAGTTCCACGAGGTGCTCGCCGGACGCGGCCCCATGAACGCCGCGCGACTGCGGCATCGGCGCGAGGCGCACGAGAACGGTGCTTGGGTCCGTGACGCGGCTGCCGCCTACGCGCGCAAGCAGCAGGAGAAGTCGCGCTTCGCGGCGTGACCCGCTCGAGCACGAGGAGACGAGGATGTCGACGCCCGGAGAATCGCCCGCCGAGACCTGGCCCCTGTGGGAGGTGTTCGTGCGCGCGAACCGCGGCCTGAGCCACGTGCACGTCGGATCGCTGCACGCGCCCGACGAGCAGATGGCGCTGCGCAACGCGCGCGACCTCTACACGCGCCGCGGTGAGGGCGTGTCAATCTGGGTCGTCCCCGCCGCCGCGATCACGACCAGCGATCCGGATGCGAAGGGCGCGTTCTTCGAGTCGCCGACCGGCAAGAACTACCGCCATGCGGTGTACTACACGCGCGCCGAGGGGGTGAAGCACCTGTGACGGCGGTCGAGTCCCCGCACGGCGTCGACCCCGACGTGGCCGACCCCCATGGCGTCGATCCCCACCGCGTCGATCCCCACGGAGTCGATCACCACGGTGCCGATCACCACGGTGACGTGACGGTCGACGCGCTCGACCTCGCGGACGAGCTTCCCGGATCGGGCGGGGTCGCCTCTCCGGACGTCGCGGAGTACGCGATGCGACTGGGCGACGACGCGCTGATCCTCTCGCAGCAGCTCGGATGGTGGATCTCCCGTGCGCCGGAGCTCGAAGAGGACCTCGCCCTCGGCAACATCGCCCTCGATCTGCTGGGTCACGCCCGCGCGCTGCTGCGCTACGCCGGGACGTCGTCGGGCCGCTCGGAGGACGACCTCGCCTACGGGCGGGACGAGCCGGACTTCCGCTGCTGCTGGCTCGTGCAGCAGCCGAACGGCCACTTCGGCGACACGATCGCGCGGCAGCTGCTCGTCTCCGCCTTCCAGGTCGAGCTCTACGACGCACTGTCGGACAGCGGCGATCCGGGTCTGCGCGCGATCGCCGGGAAGGCCGCGCGCGAGGTCGCCTATCACCGCGACCACGCGGTGCAGTGGACGCTGCGCCTCGCGGGCGGGACGGAGGAGTCCCGAGCCCGGATCATCCGCTCGCTGACCGATCTGTGGCCGTACGTGGACGAGCTGTTCGCGGACGACGAGCTGTGCGACCGGCTGGGCGACGCGGTGCCGCGTCCCTCGTCGCTGCGCGCGGGATTCGACGCCGTGATCGACGCGGTGTTCGCGGAAGCGGAGCTCGAGCGCCCGCAGGTCAGCCCCGCGATGGCGCGGGGAAGGTCGGGGCGTCACAGCGCGCATCTCGGCTACCTGCTCGCCGAGATGCAGTGGCTTGCGCGCCGTCACCCGGGGGCGACGTGGTGAGCGCCGTCGCATCCGGCGGCCGCCCCGTGGACGCCGCGTCGGCCGCGGCGTGGGACGTCGCCGCGCGCGTCGCCGACCCGGAGGTGCCCGTGCTCACGATCGCGGACCTCGGCGTCCTGCGATCCGTGCGCTCGGACGGCCGGCGCGCCGAGGTCGTCCTGACGCCTACCTACTCGGGGTGCCCGGCGATCGAGCAGATGCGCGACGACGTGATCCTCGAGCTCACGGCCGCCGGCTACGAGCGCGTGGACGTGTCGTTCACCCTCTCGCCCGCCTGGACCACCGACTGGATGAGCGAGGACGGCAGGGCGAAGCTCGAGCGCTACGGCATCGCGCCGCCCAACGGCAGCGCTCCGGTGCGACGCGGCCCGATCCCGGTGCTGCTGGGCGTGAAGTGCCCGCGGTGCGCGTCGCTGCACACGCGTGAGGTGTCGCGATACGGCTCGACGTCGTGCAAGGCGCTGTACGAGTGCCTCGACTGCCGGGAGCCCTTCGACTTCTTCAAGGTGCACTGATGCCGGCGGCAGACATCGTCACCCCGCCGAAGAGGCGCGCGGTCTTCCACCGCCTGCGCGTGCACGACGTGCGCCCGCTGACCCCGACGAGCGTCGAGGTCACGTTCGATGTGCCTCCCGACCTCGAGGACGACTACCGCTACGTGCCAGGGCAGTACCTCGCGCTGCGCGCCCGGATCGACGGCGAGGAGGTGCGCCGCTCGTACTCGATCTGCCGACCGCCGTCACCCGGACGCATCTCGGTCGCGGTCAAGCGCGACGAGCAGGGCTTGTTCTCGCGCTGGGTGCACAGCGCCCTGACGCCGGGAGACGAACTCGACGTCATGAGCCCGCAGGGCACCTTCACGTCGAACCTCGACGAGCTCGAGGGCCGTCACGTCGTGGGCATCGCG
The Microbacterium sp. JZ31 genome window above contains:
- the paaC gene encoding 1,2-phenylacetyl-CoA epoxidase subunit PaaC, which gives rise to MTVDALDLADELPGSGGVASPDVAEYAMRLGDDALILSQQLGWWISRAPELEEDLALGNIALDLLGHARALLRYAGTSSGRSEDDLAYGRDEPDFRCCWLVQQPNGHFGDTIARQLLVSAFQVELYDALSDSGDPGLRAIAGKAAREVAYHRDHAVQWTLRLAGGTEESRARIIRSLTDLWPYVDELFADDELCDRLGDAVPRPSSLRAGFDAVIDAVFAEAELERPQVSPAMARGRSGRHSAHLGYLLAEMQWLARRHPGATW
- the paaK gene encoding phenylacetate--CoA ligase PaaK, with translation MTDILPVRVAPPAASADPETMDRASLQALQLERLQWTVRHAYENVPLYRAKFDAAGIAPGDIRSLADVERLPFTTKEDLRGAYPFGMFAVPMDEVRRIHASSGTTGRPTVVGYTQGDLDRWAELIARSLRAAGVQPGWKVHNAYGYGLFTGGLGAHAGIERLGCVVIPVSGGQTARQVQLIRDFEPDVIMCTPSYLLTIADAFEEQGLDARATSLKVAICGAEPWTNEMRRELERRMDLKAVDIYGLSEVMGPGVGQEAVATQDGPHIWEDHFLPEVIDDDLQHVADGERGELVFTTLTKEAFPVIRYRTRDLTRLMPGSAFPAMRRIEKITGRNDDMIILRGVNLFPTQIEEIALEIEHLTPHFVLELTKRGRMDELTVKIECTPGIERATSEAAAQILQARVKERIGTTIGVEIVPTGSLPRSEGKYKRVYDLRARE
- the paaD gene encoding 1,2-phenylacetyl-CoA epoxidase subunit PaaD encodes the protein MSAVASGGRPVDAASAAAWDVAARVADPEVPVLTIADLGVLRSVRSDGRRAEVVLTPTYSGCPAIEQMRDDVILELTAAGYERVDVSFTLSPAWTTDWMSEDGRAKLERYGIAPPNGSAPVRRGPIPVLLGVKCPRCASLHTREVSRYGSTSCKALYECLDCREPFDFFKVH
- the paaI gene encoding hydroxyphenylacetyl-CoA thioesterase PaaI, with protein sequence MSPEQHVQTFESEITPDPSWRASTMAPTDYTKRHFGIQILELERGRAVLTMTVRDWMANGFGITHGGMVFTLADTAFAYACNEGEDMVVAQAADITFLRATRAGDLLTATATRRWLGGRSGIYDITVTDERGEAVAEFRGRSRAIPDPAIPPTTKEPR
- the paaB gene encoding 1,2-phenylacetyl-CoA epoxidase subunit PaaB encodes the protein MSTPGESPAETWPLWEVFVRANRGLSHVHVGSLHAPDEQMALRNARDLYTRRGEGVSIWVVPAAAITTSDPDAKGAFFESPTGKNYRHAVYYTRAEGVKHL
- a CDS encoding 3-hydroxyacyl-CoA dehydrogenase family protein, with the translated sequence MTDTTPARVGVLGGGRMGAGIAHAFLLAGSAVTVVERDGRASDAARERIRHGIGQSIARGFPGGAAELLSRLTVATDPAAFGLHGLVVEAVPEDLDLKREALARVEAQLAADAVLASNTSSIPLALLAEALERPARLIGLHFFNPVPASALVEIVAGAQTAAELPDTVAGWARALGKTPITVRDSPGFASSRLGVAIAIEAIRMVEEGVASPADIDRAMELGYRHPTGPLKTTDLVGLDVRLGIAEQLERELGPRFAPPRLLRDMVAEGRLGRKTGRGFYEWEDGR
- a CDS encoding enoyl-CoA hydratase/isomerase family protein, which encodes MSQTLRVETHDTHVRATLDRPAKRNAIDRELIDALHALCAELERDPRTLILTGAGGTFAAGADIAQLRERRAADAREGINTHCFARVRALPMPVIAVVDGYALGGGAELAYAADIRIGTPRLRIGNPETGLGIIAAAGATWRLREIVGEPLAAEILLAGRVLEADEALAVGLVTRVLEPAQAVEEAERIAARIAALDPAATQATKRALLAPRDAHPAIDLEEQAVLFDSPEKERRMTAFLERRRTT
- the paaA gene encoding 1,2-phenylacetyl-CoA epoxidase subunit PaaA, whose amino-acid sequence is MSTTTDAPAADERAAQQEFEALIEADQRIEPRDWMPEAYRRTLIRQISQHAHSEIIGMQPEANWITRAPSLRRKAILMAKVQDEAGHGLYLYSAAQTLGITRDEMTQALIDGKARYSSIFNYPTPTWADMGAIGWLVDGAAICNQVPLCRASYGPYGRAMVRICKEESFHQRQGFEILLELSQGTPEQKRMAQEAVDRWYWPAIMMFGPPDEDSPNSAQSMTWKIKRFSNDELRSRFVGMLVPQFEALGLSCPDEDLHFDETLGRWVTGPIDWDEFHEVLAGRGPMNAARLRHRREAHENGAWVRDAAAAYARKQQEKSRFAA
- a CDS encoding TetR/AcrR family transcriptional regulator; its protein translation is MTTTTDAAPARRGRPGYDRDGMLAVIVAAFNDHGYDATSLGIIAQRLGLSKSAVYHHFSSKEEMLELALEKALGSLQEVFDSPEANDGPVDLRIRHVLRGAVTVACEQLPYLTLLLRLRGNTDVEREAMRRRRELDLRLRRLFELARGEGQLRDDMDPGVAERLTFGMVNSIVEWYRPDGPLNPDQLADAVVAFVRSGLRVSEDRDFR
- the paaZ gene encoding phenylacetic acid degradation bifunctional protein PaaZ, translated to MSRMLQSYVRDAWWQPADAATGAEVRDASTGEVVATVSSDGLDLGAVLEHGRTVGQASLGALTFHQRALILKRLALVLQERKDELYDLSYRTGATRNDSWVDIEGGIGVLFTYSSKGRRELPNTPSPHTRVQLDGPLEVLAKDGSFLGRHIRTTLPGVAVQINAFNFPVWGPLEKLAPAFLAGMPSVIKPATPTAYVTEHLVRIMVESGLLPAGSVQLVTGSVRELFAHTRLGDIVSFTGSASTADALRRHDAVQRGGVIFHAETDSINASVLGPDAAPGTPEFEAYVRQLVAEMTAKAGQKCTAIRRAIVPAALADDVVEAVRRRIADKVVVGDPRSDGVTMGALASLEQREEVLRQVRTLIDGGGELVVGSAEAPDGEGAFLSPILLRFPDATAERAHDTEAFGPVASLLTYETPEQAAELVVRGGGSLVTSVASGDPAFVADLTRRTAAANGRMLLLDRDDARSSTGHGSPLPMLVHGGPGRAGGGEELGGIRSVFHYMQRTAIQGSPEMLTAVTGVWHTGARATSDGVHPFRKSLEELRIGDQVVSEEREVTLEDIEHFAAFTGDTFYAHMDEDAAAANPFFPGRVAHGYLLVSFAAGLFVDPEPGPVLANYGLENLRFLTPVSPGDRIRVTLTAKQIVPRETDEYGEVHWDAVLRNQRDEPVATYDVLTLVSKSPLPVAV